One window of Botrimarina mediterranea genomic DNA carries:
- a CDS encoding FliA/WhiG family RNA polymerase sigma factor gives MAIVWRAYKADPDSKALRNQLVEEYLPLVKYNGERIWSRLPDGVELDDLISAGVFGLMDAINAFDMDRGVKFETYCVPRIRGAMLDELRSMDWVPRLVRSKASKLNEAVKTLEARHGRTPTEIELAEHMELSVGELEKMIQEANAVGLISLNKKWYETDSYKDVREIDILEDKKSDDPTRRVQKSDLMRLVTKGLNRNERLIIILYYYEELTMKEIGATLDLSESRVSQMHSAIVQRLQGQLGRRRPEFGVA, from the coding sequence ACAAAGCCGACCCCGACAGTAAGGCGCTCCGCAACCAATTGGTTGAAGAGTACTTGCCCCTGGTCAAGTACAACGGCGAGCGGATCTGGAGCCGCCTGCCGGATGGCGTTGAACTCGACGACCTGATCTCGGCCGGCGTCTTCGGCCTGATGGACGCGATCAACGCGTTCGACATGGACCGTGGCGTGAAGTTCGAGACCTACTGCGTCCCGCGTATCCGCGGCGCGATGCTCGACGAGTTGCGTTCGATGGACTGGGTGCCGCGCTTGGTGCGGTCGAAGGCCTCGAAACTGAATGAGGCTGTCAAGACGCTCGAAGCCAGGCACGGCCGCACGCCGACGGAGATCGAACTGGCCGAGCACATGGAGCTGAGCGTCGGCGAGCTCGAGAAGATGATCCAAGAGGCGAACGCCGTCGGCCTGATCAGCCTCAACAAGAAGTGGTACGAGACCGACAGCTACAAGGATGTCCGTGAGATCGACATCCTCGAAGACAAGAAGTCGGACGACCCGACGCGCCGCGTCCAGAAGTCGGACCTGATGCGTCTGGTGACCAAGGGCCTTAATCGCAATGAACGCCTCATCATCATCCTCTACTACTACGAGGAACTGACGATGAAGGAGATCGGCGCGACTCTTGATCTCTCCGAGAGCCGCGTCAGCCAGATGCACTCGGCGATCGTCCAGCGTCTGCAAGGCCAGCTGGGCCGCCGCCGGCCGGAGTTCGGCGTGGCGTGA